A single region of the Halorubrum depositum genome encodes:
- a CDS encoding TATA-box-binding protein, translating to MTNPADSIEIQNVVASTGIGQELDLEALAEDLPGADFNPDNFPGLVYRTQEPKAAALIFRSGKIVCTGAKSIDDVHEALGIIFEKLRGLQIPVEEDPEITVQNIVSSADLGHNLNLNALAIGLGLEDVEYEPEQFPGLVYRMDEPEVVILLFGSGKIVITGGKRTDDAEEAVEEIVERIEGLGLLG from the coding sequence ATGACGAACCCTGCTGATTCGATCGAGATCCAGAACGTCGTTGCATCAACCGGGATCGGCCAAGAGCTCGACTTGGAAGCGCTCGCAGAGGACCTCCCGGGCGCCGATTTCAACCCGGACAACTTCCCCGGACTCGTCTACCGGACCCAGGAACCGAAAGCGGCCGCGCTCATTTTCCGGTCAGGGAAAATAGTCTGTACGGGCGCGAAGAGCATCGACGACGTGCACGAGGCGCTCGGGATCATCTTCGAGAAGCTTCGCGGGCTCCAGATCCCAGTCGAGGAGGACCCGGAGATCACGGTCCAGAACATCGTGTCGAGCGCCGACCTCGGACACAACCTCAACCTCAACGCGCTGGCGATCGGGCTCGGCTTGGAGGACGTCGAGTACGAGCCGGAGCAGTTCCCCGGGCTCGTCTATCGGATGGACGAGCCGGAGGTCGTCATCCTGTTGTTCGGCAGCGGGAAGATCGTCATCACCGGTGGGAAGCGGACGGACGACGCCGAGGAGGCCGTCGAGGAGATCGTCGAGCGGATCGAGGGACTCGGCCTCCTCGGCTAA
- a CDS encoding Cdc6/Cdc18 family protein — translation MDAADDLFTREDPIFANKELLEISHLPGEGRIVGRDDEIADLANAVNPAIFGQSPSNVLIYGKTGTGKSLCAKYVSKRLVSTAGEEGVNATFAYVDCAQDTTETQAVQTIADGVNDPDATGINVPDKGLSTSTYYKRLWRILDQRYDVVLIILDEIDKLDDDAILMQLSRAGEAGKITDCKLGVVGISNKIQYKDRMDERVKSSLCEREFVFPPYDANQLREIMQARADAFHDDVLDPSTVPRAAALAAREHGDARKAIDILRYAGEIAQGNDEPTVREEFVTQARQRAETDRFRELIRGSTPHSRYVLQALALLSLSNGRQDGFRTSHVYKIYENICRQEGSDSLSLRRVRDLLKEHAFLDIIEQSKHSGGSAEGSYTKHQLLEDPSVVKEVLTEDSAA, via the coding sequence ATGGACGCAGCGGACGACCTCTTCACTCGGGAGGACCCGATATTCGCGAACAAGGAACTCCTCGAGATCAGTCATCTCCCCGGGGAGGGCCGGATCGTCGGTCGAGACGACGAGATCGCCGACCTCGCGAACGCGGTCAACCCGGCCATCTTCGGCCAGAGCCCGAGCAACGTGCTTATCTACGGAAAGACGGGGACCGGGAAGTCGCTCTGCGCGAAGTACGTCTCGAAGCGGCTCGTCTCGACCGCCGGCGAGGAGGGCGTCAACGCCACCTTCGCGTACGTCGACTGCGCGCAGGACACGACCGAGACGCAGGCCGTACAGACGATCGCCGACGGGGTGAACGACCCCGACGCGACCGGGATCAACGTCCCCGACAAGGGACTGTCGACGTCGACCTACTACAAGCGGCTCTGGCGCATCCTCGACCAGCGATACGACGTCGTGCTCATCATCCTCGACGAGATCGACAAGCTCGACGACGACGCGATCCTGATGCAGCTCTCTCGGGCGGGCGAGGCCGGGAAGATCACCGACTGCAAGCTCGGCGTCGTCGGGATCAGCAACAAGATCCAGTACAAAGACCGGATGGACGAGCGCGTCAAGTCCAGCCTCTGTGAACGCGAGTTCGTCTTCCCGCCGTACGACGCGAACCAGCTCCGAGAGATCATGCAGGCGCGGGCGGACGCGTTCCACGACGACGTGCTTGACCCGTCCACTGTTCCGCGTGCCGCGGCTCTCGCGGCGCGGGAGCACGGGGACGCGCGGAAAGCGATCGACATCCTCAGATACGCCGGCGAGATCGCACAGGGGAACGACGAGCCCACCGTCCGCGAGGAGTTCGTCACGCAGGCGCGCCAGCGCGCCGAAACGGACCGTTTCCGCGAACTCATTCGCGGATCGACGCCGCACTCCCGGTACGTCCTCCAGGCGCTCGCGCTGCTGTCACTCTCGAACGGGCGACAGGACGGCTTCCGAACCAGTCACGTGTACAAGATCTACGAGAACATCTGCCGGCAGGAAGGCTCGGACAGCCTCTCTCTCCGACGCGTCCGCGACCTCCTCAAGGAACACGCGTTCCTCGACATCATCGAACAGTCGAAACACAGCGGCGGGAGCGCGGAGGGGAGCTACACGAAACACCAACTGCTCGAGGACCCGAGCGTCGTCAAGGAGGTGCTGACTGAGGACAGCGCGGCGTAG
- a CDS encoding DUF7544 domain-containing protein, with amino-acid sequence MSWHAIDALDDAVDATRRFLFPFSLVRWTKLALLVLLMGGGGASANVPVSVVSDAGVTSPQEIDSVFGGVGPGSGGVGPGAGGVDPGAVTPEGIVGAVDSGTFAVVAVGIVLLVVALSIASLSLRLVFYDALRTNEVRIWRPFLARLRQSLGLFLFTAVLSVAAAAPVALAVLVAVAADAPIGWEPVDALAGTFGSLSVGTTIILGFLGAVLVAVAVLALRFTYEFVVPTMIVEETGVLGGWSRFWDTPRAEWTELLVYLLVHVVVSLGLSVVAGVAAAFAFALVATVGGLVLLLVAAALGGLGALVGTTAGMAALAITALVGVVTVLVLLLPVQVLTRSYRIAYEVSTLGGIDPELALLHRDLDPGASGSSQSDAADPSDR; translated from the coding sequence ATGAGCTGGCACGCCATCGACGCCCTCGACGACGCGGTCGACGCCACGCGTCGGTTTCTGTTCCCGTTCAGCCTGGTTCGCTGGACGAAGCTCGCCCTCCTCGTGCTCCTGATGGGCGGCGGCGGCGCGAGCGCGAACGTCCCCGTTTCCGTCGTCTCCGACGCCGGCGTGACGTCGCCTCAGGAGATCGATTCGGTCTTCGGCGGCGTCGGTCCGGGCTCCGGTGGCGTCGGTCCGGGCGCCGGTGGAGTCGATCCCGGCGCCGTGACCCCTGAGGGGATCGTCGGGGCAGTCGATTCGGGGACGTTCGCGGTCGTCGCCGTCGGGATCGTCCTGCTGGTCGTCGCTCTCTCGATCGCCTCGCTGTCGCTGCGGCTGGTCTTCTACGACGCCCTCCGCACGAACGAGGTCCGGATCTGGCGGCCGTTCCTCGCGCGGCTCCGTCAGTCGCTCGGGCTGTTCCTGTTCACCGCGGTGCTCAGCGTCGCGGCGGCGGCGCCCGTTGCGCTCGCGGTTCTCGTCGCGGTCGCCGCGGACGCTCCGATCGGGTGGGAGCCGGTCGACGCGCTCGCCGGAACGTTCGGTTCGCTGTCGGTCGGTACGACGATCATTCTGGGGTTCCTCGGCGCGGTACTCGTCGCGGTCGCGGTCCTCGCGCTCCGCTTCACCTACGAGTTCGTCGTGCCGACGATGATCGTCGAGGAGACCGGTGTCCTCGGGGGGTGGAGTCGATTCTGGGACACTCCTCGCGCGGAGTGGACGGAACTACTGGTGTATCTCCTCGTCCACGTCGTCGTCTCGCTGGGACTCTCGGTCGTCGCGGGGGTCGCGGCCGCGTTCGCGTTCGCGCTCGTGGCTACGGTCGGCGGCCTCGTGCTCCTGCTCGTGGCCGCCGCGCTCGGCGGGCTCGGTGCGCTAGTCGGGACCACGGCCGGGATGGCGGCGCTCGCGATCACGGCGCTTGTGGGGGTTGTGACCGTACTCGTTCTCCTGTTGCCGGTACAGGTTCTCACGCGTTCGTACCGCATCGCCTACGAGGTCTCGACGCTCGGTGGGATCGATCCCGAACTCGCGCTCCTTCACAGAGATCTCGATCCGGGGGCTTCCGGATCGTCGCAGTCGGACGCCGCCGATCCCTCCGATCGCTGA
- a CDS encoding DUF7117 family protein produces the protein MKVRGERECRECGVRWSYYETGSVECPDCGSLRSVGVDDRTAHTDAPASLDLTPHRTRFGDASGTLPTEGVDELKSDLREYVRKRGFVRGGELLPLDTTYLAARELLEAVDCYDRLRDPADADREYLLGLLAGADDGDRPATENVPERLREARGMAAARAVDEYRSDLLAFLDELDSGTDDEPDSGTDDEPDSGAETGTEADAPTVRVAGGDPQSRIAPARELLGRLRDRAKRVEALNGDVPAADADALVDAADALGEYVRTGEDTAIERARSLLAERNV, from the coding sequence ATGAAAGTCCGCGGCGAACGGGAGTGCCGAGAATGCGGCGTCCGGTGGTCGTACTACGAGACGGGAAGCGTCGAGTGCCCGGACTGCGGGAGCCTCCGGAGCGTCGGCGTCGACGACCGCACGGCCCACACCGACGCGCCCGCGTCGCTCGACCTCACCCCCCATCGCACCCGGTTCGGAGACGCGAGCGGGACGCTTCCCACGGAGGGCGTCGACGAGCTCAAATCGGACCTCCGCGAGTACGTCCGCAAGCGCGGGTTCGTTCGCGGCGGAGAGCTGCTCCCGCTAGACACCACGTACCTCGCGGCCCGAGAGCTCCTGGAGGCGGTCGACTGCTACGACCGGCTCCGCGATCCCGCCGACGCCGACCGCGAGTACCTCCTCGGTCTGCTCGCCGGAGCCGACGACGGCGACCGCCCCGCGACGGAGAACGTCCCCGAGCGGCTCCGCGAGGCGCGCGGAATGGCGGCGGCGCGCGCGGTCGACGAGTACCGGAGCGATCTCCTCGCGTTCCTCGACGAACTCGACTCCGGGACAGACGACGAACCCGACTCCGGGACAGACGACGAACCCGACTCCGGGGCAGAAACCGGCACCGAGGCAGACGCGCCAACGGTCAGGGTCGCCGGCGGCGACCCGCAGTCACGGATCGCTCCGGCCAGAGAACTTCTGGGACGCCTCCGCGACCGAGCGAAGCGCGTCGAGGCGCTCAACGGTGACGTTCCAGCGGCGGACGCCGACGCGCTCGTCGACGCCGCCGACGCGCTCGGCGAGTACGTCCGGACCGGCGAGGACACCGCGATCGAACGGGCTCGGTCGCTACTGGCCGAACGGAACGTCTGA
- a CDS encoding DUF7385 family protein — protein sequence MSRFDVHDHRHALKQLRDTGSTGLWENRKDVPCPVCDDPFDRLFTTREAGTTFPENDGARFCLLRDDDAIHLFRH from the coding sequence ATGTCGCGGTTCGACGTCCACGATCACCGCCACGCGCTGAAACAGCTCAGAGACACCGGCTCGACGGGACTCTGGGAGAACCGAAAGGACGTCCCGTGCCCCGTCTGTGACGACCCGTTCGATCGGCTGTTCACGACGCGAGAGGCGGGAACGACGTTCCCCGAGAACGACGGGGCTCGATTCTGTCTCCTCCGCGACGACGACGCGATCCACCTGTTCCGGCACTGA
- a CDS encoding MATE family efflux transporter, with product MSDEPSEDRPDSPPGVDGNGSHDDDLPDDDGSGGDDGDDGDERVPEESITEGSLVRPLFSLAWPIVVIQLLQVMYNVVDTLYLGRLSAEAVGAISLAFPLIFLLIAVAGGFTTAGAILVAQYTGADGDRSAGLVAGQTIFTVSVLSVFIGVAGYFYTRPALELLPSDPATAATVIPLAADYMEVIFAGIPLMFGFFVFSALMRGYGDTRTPMAVMLVSVVLNVFLDPFLIFGFADNPLFEWLAGVPMIGAVDPVALEASLFALTGFTGYGIEGAAIATIFSRGVATAIGIWLLFGTELGPAVSVSHLAPDIGFIRDIFRLGLPSSVEQTTSALAMITLTAMVVTFSPPVVAAYGLGNRLISLVFLPAMGLGRAIDTMVGQNLGADRADRAGRSVKIAATTGAGVMFLVAVVAVTFTEPIVGVFLGDVPDAPATVGYAVEYVRIRSVEFAFIGVSQVILGAFRGAGNTKTAMVISILTLWVGRVASVGYLVFVAGWGETGIWVGMALGNVLGAIIGVAWFARGTWTERYIDEPEHDVDPVASD from the coding sequence CGGCGGCGACGACGGCGACGACGGCGACGAACGCGTTCCCGAGGAGTCGATCACCGAGGGAAGCCTGGTGCGGCCGCTGTTCAGCCTGGCGTGGCCCATCGTCGTCATCCAGTTGCTGCAGGTGATGTACAACGTCGTCGACACGCTCTATCTCGGTCGGCTGTCGGCGGAGGCCGTCGGGGCGATCAGCCTCGCGTTCCCGCTGATCTTCCTGCTCATCGCCGTCGCCGGCGGATTCACCACCGCGGGCGCCATCCTCGTGGCGCAGTACACGGGGGCCGACGGCGACCGGTCGGCGGGGCTGGTCGCGGGACAGACCATCTTCACGGTCTCCGTGCTGTCGGTGTTCATCGGGGTCGCGGGGTACTTTTACACGCGGCCGGCCCTGGAGCTCCTCCCGAGCGACCCCGCCACGGCGGCGACGGTCATCCCGCTGGCGGCCGACTACATGGAAGTCATCTTCGCCGGCATCCCGCTGATGTTCGGCTTCTTCGTCTTCTCCGCGCTGATGCGCGGCTACGGCGACACTCGGACGCCGATGGCGGTGATGCTCGTCTCCGTCGTCCTGAACGTGTTCCTCGACCCGTTCCTCATCTTCGGGTTCGCGGACAACCCGCTGTTCGAGTGGCTCGCGGGGGTCCCGATGATCGGCGCCGTCGACCCGGTCGCGCTGGAGGCCTCGCTGTTCGCGCTCACCGGATTCACGGGCTACGGGATCGAGGGTGCCGCGATAGCGACGATCTTCTCGCGAGGGGTCGCCACCGCGATCGGCATCTGGCTGCTGTTCGGCACCGAGTTGGGTCCGGCGGTTTCGGTGAGCCACCTCGCTCCGGACATCGGGTTCATCCGCGACATCTTCCGTCTCGGGCTCCCCTCCAGCGTCGAGCAGACGACCAGCGCGCTCGCGATGATCACCCTCACGGCGATGGTGGTCACGTTCTCGCCGCCGGTGGTGGCGGCGTACGGCCTCGGGAACCGGCTCATCTCGCTCGTCTTCCTCCCCGCGATGGGGCTCGGGCGCGCGATCGACACGATGGTGGGGCAGAACCTCGGCGCGGACCGGGCGGACCGCGCGGGGCGGTCGGTGAAGATCGCTGCCACGACCGGGGCGGGCGTGATGTTCCTCGTCGCCGTCGTCGCGGTGACGTTCACGGAACCGATCGTCGGGGTCTTCCTCGGCGACGTGCCGGACGCGCCCGCGACGGTGGGCTACGCGGTCGAGTACGTCCGGATCCGCTCGGTGGAGTTCGCCTTCATCGGCGTCTCGCAGGTGATCCTCGGGGCGTTCCGCGGCGCCGGCAACACGAAGACCGCGATGGTCATATCGATTCTCACCCTCTGGGTCGGTCGGGTCGCCAGCGTCGGCTACCTCGTCTTCGTGGCCGGGTGGGGCGAGACCGGGATCTGGGTCGGGATGGCGCTCGGGAACGTCCTCGGCGCGATCATCGGTGTCGCGTGGTTCGCCCGGGGGACCTGGACCGAGCGGTACATCGACGAGCCGGAACACGACGTCGATCCGGTCGCGAGCGACTGA